A genomic segment from Gossypium hirsutum isolate 1008001.06 chromosome D04, Gossypium_hirsutum_v2.1, whole genome shotgun sequence encodes:
- the LOC107898714 gene encoding probable pectate lyase P59, producing MDAAGNRSCKLLLFFFAAIIPALQGHIGEYDEYWKQRELEAKENTEQAYNPNPEEVTQHVNHLVSRSLMRLNSTRRHLRARKKGGPCDPTSPIDQCWRCDRNWEKNRQRLADCAIGFARGTIGGKYGRIYVVTDPSDDDLLNPKPGTLRHAVIQKEPLWIIFARAMIIRLKEELIMSGDKTIDARGANVHVAYGAGITIQYVRNVIIHGLHIHHIVPGNGGMIRDSVNHYGFRTKSDGDGISLFGATNVWLDHLSMYKCRDGLIDAIQGSTAITISNCHFTHHDQVMLFGANDNHKMDEKMQITLAFNHFGKGLVQRMPRCRWGFIHVVNNDYTHWLMYAIGGSSHPTVISQGNRYIARRHVASKEVTKRDYAPPEVWKTWNWRSEGDLMVNGAFFSQSGDPKASSKFKGDTKVSAKPAYKVDLLTKDSGTLICIRGRAC from the exons ATGGATGCCGCCGGCAATCGAAGTTGTAAGttactattatttttctttgctGCCATAATCCCAGCCCTGCAAGGTCACATCGGAGAATATGATGAGTATTGGAAACAACGTGAATTGGAAGCTAAAGAAAACACCGAGCAGGCATATAACCCCAATCCTGAGGAAGTTACCCAGCATGTCAACCACCTTGTTTCCAG GTCGCTGATGAGGCTAAATAGCACAAGACGACATTTGAGGGCAAGAAAAAAAGGCGGTCCCTGCGATCCAACCAGCCCCATTGACCAGTGCTGGCGCTGTGATCGTAACTGGGAGAAAAACAGGCAGAGACTGGCTGATTGCGCCATTGGATTCGCACGTGGTACTATTGGTGGAAAGTACGGTAGAATTTACGTAGTGACCGATCCTTCAGATGATGATTTGTTAAATCCTAAACCTGGAACCCTACGTCATGCTGTGATTCAGAAGGAACCTCTTTGGATCATCTTTGCACGAGCTATGATCATCAGGCTAAAAGAGGAGCTCATTATGTCGGGTGACAAAACAATCGACGCTAGGGGAGCCAATGTGCATGTGGCTTATGGGGCTGGTATTACTATCCAATATGTGAGGAACGTTATTATCCATGGCCTCCATATTCATCACATTGTTCCGGGCAATGGCGGCATGATCAGGGATTCCGTAAACCACTATGGATTCAGGACAAAGAGCGATGGTGATGGGATTTCTCTTTTTGGAGCAACGAACGTTTGGCTTGATCACCTTTCAATGTATAAGTGTAGGGATGGTCTCATTGATGCCATTCAGGGATCAACTGCCATAACAATCTCCAACTGCCATTTCACTCATCACGACCAG GTGATGTTGTTTGGAGCAAATGACAACCACAAAATGGATGAGAAGATGCAGATCACTCTTGCTTTCAACCACTTCGGTAAAGGATTGGTACAAAGGATGCCGAGGTGTCGATGGGGGTTTATCCACGTGGTCAACAATGACTATACTCATTGGCTCATGTATGCCATTGGAGGTAGTAGCCACCCTACCGTCATCAGCCAAGGCAACCGATATATTGCTCGACGTCACGTGGCATCCAAGGAG GTGACCAAGAGGGACTATGCACCACCAGAAGTATGGAAGACGTGGAATTGGAGATCAGAAGGGGACCTGATGGTGAATGGGGCTTTTTTCTCTCAATCCGGTGATCCAAAAGCCAGCTCGAAATTCAAAGGCGACACTAAGGTTTCTGCTAAGCCTGCTTATAAGGTGGACTTACTTACAAAAGATTCTGGAACACTTATATGTATCCGTGGCCGAGCTTGCTAA
- the LOC107898044 gene encoding U11/U12 small nuclear ribonucleoprotein 25 kDa protein, with protein sequence MLCENGVRGEGVLGYNSKKVKKVAILSTLAALLDDPILADVPKKPSLSDVDTLINLELGSAMCISIVKLDGTSFDVAVMNSATVKDLKLAIKKKVIELEQSKMGHRHISWRHVWANFCLAHHNGKLLDDDAALHDFGVRNNSQVHFLPYVVSKGSGRHFKRRKHRFFHGLNKLS encoded by the exons ATGTTG TGTGAGAATGGAGTCAGGGGCGAAGGAGTGCTGGGATACAACAGCAAAAAGGTGAAGAAAGTGGCGATACTTTCAACACTGGCCGCACTCCTTGACGATCCAATTCTCGCCGATGTCCCTAAGAAACCCAGTTTGTCCGATGTTGATACCCTAATCAACCTTGAACTGGGGAGTGCCATGTGTATCTCTATCGTCAAATTAGATGGAACCTCCTTCG ATGTTGCGGTGATGAATTCAGCCACGGTGAAAGACTTGAAGCTCGCAATCAAGAAGAAAGTGATCGAGTTAGAGCAATCCAAGATGGGTCATCGACACATTTCATG GAGGCACGTTTGGGCTAATTTTTGCCTAGCACACCACAATGGGAAGCTCCTTGATGATGACGCTGCACTTCACGATTTTGGTGTTAGAAATAATTCTCAG GTACATTTTTTACCTTATGTTGTCTCAAAAGGTTCTGGGAGACATTTTAAGAGGAGAAAACACCGTTTCTTCCATGGCCTGAACAAGCTTTCATGA